The sequence TTTCATCTTTGGGATAGTCTTCTCATATAAATTTTGTGATACGATTCAAGCTCGTTAGCTTCTTCTCCTAAGGTATTCGAACCCAACTCTCTCATTTCCTTTGTTCagctctattttttatttttttgtttaatgtTTACCAATTTGCATCCATGGGTGGACATCTAGTTAAAATTTAAGCCAAGGGCATGGAAATTTTAAGAGTAACGTAGATATTTGGCATGTTTTGGAGGAGAAAAAAATGGCCCCCTACATTATGTGTATGTGGACGTTTGATCAATCCctatcaaaagaatttgcaaaatCTGTGAATCACATAGTAGTGACTGTGATCGACATGTCCTTCCAGGTCTCGACAGAGACTACTACCATGGATATCCCCAATTAAGGCGTGCAAATGGTGAAAAAACCAAAAGGTGGCTATAGGGATTCCATGAATACATTTCTGAAAGCAAGGGAGAAGGTTAATTGACTCCAAAATAACTTTAATCTAGAATATCTCTTTATTATTTTTTCCAAGGAAGGCAATGTCCTCATGAGGTGCGTAGCTCTAAAATATTGTTATAAGAAACTTCATGCTTTTGTGTTCCCAACGCTAAACCATTTTGGACATCACATTAAGTTAAAATTTGCATTAAACAGATTTATACTTCTGTAGATGAGACTATTACTAAAATGCTTGGCTCAGGAAAACCTTCCTTAACCAAGATTTGattctttctcttcccatataatCTGGCCCTTACCACAATTTTCAACCATGAGCCCAAAGTTGTCTACCCTTTCATTCCAGGGCAACACATAAGCCCTAAATAGACCCAAGTGAGATCTAAgatgggacacactaaagtaggggcaaaaAAGGTGGTATAAATTGTGCAAGGTTACAAAATTTAGGACATTGCAGTTAGTGATTTGAATCATGAAGAATGGATTGGTTGGATAAATGATATGGAAGAATATTAAGCATAAAAAAGAAATGATCTAGAAAGGCTCGGATTTAATAGAACTATGTCAAAAAATCATGTTGTTATTTGGTGTAGAGAAGTTCAATTagatagaaaaggaaaagaaagaatcaCAAAAGTGTTCTGAAAATTTTCTTTACCATGGTGTGCTCAAGGGATCGAGAGATGTTGGGAGCTCCTTCAAGGATTATCATTAGTTATGTATTTTATGCACTCATTGTATTCGACCATATGGTTTCTTGTAAAGGAAATTATTTACTCATGTTTTGCCTATCATTTGGCTTACGTACAAAGGCATTTTGTTGAAATCTACTATCATGACTCCATTCTTGTACATTTGAGAAAGTTGAATTTAATGTATTCTTAATTATGTATGAGACTAGTGTAATTATATAATTTGATATTTTACTAATATGGAGGTCCTTACATCAGCCCCAATGTCCCTCATACAACAAacacctattttttttttttttgccttggaGTCCACCACAACCACATCAATAACTGGGCGCTAGGCACCTAAGCTTTGTTTCTAGTCCACTTTTAGCCCCAAAGAATCCATGTAGGTTGATATTTTAAAACTGAGATGATTTTGATCAAAGAGGCAATTTTTTTAAAAGGAAATATCATTGGAAAGATTATTCAGCTAGATTTACAAAATTTATTTTTCAGTATTTTGCTATTTGGTAGTGAAGCTCATAATTTTTTTTGGGTTTGTCTAATTTTGGTGATTTTGGCGGTATTTGAAAGGTGATTAGGAGCTCTCTCATTCTATATATGTAttctatatatgtattttttttcgaTATTCAGCCCTCGGTAGTATCTATTGaggttttgcaatttttttgggCATCTACTTGATTAATTTGAAGCAATCCCACTATTTAACCTCCTCTCCATTTTCCTTTTCCCACATTTATTTGGCTTGCTTTGTCCCAAAAATCTGTCCAAAAACCATGTCTTATGAAGGCCACATCTCTCTtttgttaattatgggtagctttgacagctgttcgtcctgacctagaaaTAGCAGCATTAGCTATGGGTAGTTTGGACAGTTGTTCGTCTTGACGCagaaattagaaaatggttgtttttgtcagatCCTATGGTTAggataataacaattgttatttaatagtggctctttttaggtgacgcctcatagccaaaattagttattggttattgagttatcttaatctcagccattggtttgaattaatctcggtCATTGGTTTTTCAACAGAgcagtataaaaaggggtcatgggtcatttggaaaatatgAAGTTTGTGAATTATTTGCAGAGTTAGCAAATAATCTTGCGGTGTTAGCAAGGGGCGCAGTGATAGTGTTGGGGATAGCAGTGCAGGAATATCAGCGGGAGAAATTGAGAGATTGTCAGAGTTCTGCCAGTGAGAGGTAAGGaattttgtatctcttaatttgttgaagttaatatatttatcatctgcagtactggttttcccttcggggtttttccagggacaattgttCGAAAATATCGTGTTATTGTGTTACATATTTCTTTCCGCCtatttttatttgtgaagttgtagttgtgttattttccaatatttgttgatcaaataatctattaaagatAGGAGGTTAATAATTAGTAACTACAATagaattttcacatggtatcagagctaagttgagGGTAGAAAAGGCTTACCCTAGGCAAGGAAAGAAATTGAAGGGTTATAAAATCTAGATTGACTTCtttagaattattatttcttttatccctTGAGATGGCCTCAACAGGCTTAAGAGATCAAGACAGATTAGATggagcctcaaattttggtgtctagaaagccagaatttctttattgctagaagagaatggtatcaaggaatatgttaccactgtTGTGATTGTACCTATAGATGCAACACTTCTTGCAGCATATAAGAAGGATGATGCCAAAGTGAGGAGGATAATCCTTGACTGTGTTAAGGATCACATAGTTCCTCATATCTCAGATTTGGATAAAGGGAAAGCAATGTGGGACGCCATCCTGAATCTGTACTAGAATGCAACCACCAACCAGAAGCTGATTCCTAGAGATAAGTTGAGGAATACtcggatgaacaagggagaagacgTTACATGTTACCTCACtaggcttagacttgtcaaggatgagttagcagatGTTGGGGATAAACCAGATGATGACGAGCTAgtaagaatagccctaaatgggttttctaagcagtgggatgtctttgttcaagttattaatggacgagacaccttaccaagttgggattgaatttggagtgatttcactcaggaggagcttagactaagccttgtcaatggagccaacaataagagtcagaaaagtgaggtgGAACAGCAAAACATTGCCCTAGCTGGTAAAGGGAAAGCAAAGAAGGGATCTAGtaaaggatcaaatccacaaggtgagaagaagaagaaggatctgtctaagatcaaatgctttggatgtcacgagtttggccactatgtcagtgattgcccacaaaggaagaaagataagaagggcaagAACCAAGTGGCAGCGTCAACAAGTGTAgaggagctctctagtagattggaggatgagtttgcactcatagctcgtatgattagctcaacctcacaAAGTGTCTAGTATATAGACagtggggcatcatttcatatgacaggagttagagagtacttctccagctacaagcaggagaacaccagaatccagatctctatggggaacttgtccaaaCTCAACccagttgggaaagggactgttcagtttcagagggagaatggtaagatgattcctcttcatgatgtgttgcatgttctaGGCTTAGGGATGAATTTGATTTCTCTATCTGTCCTTCAGGACAAAGGTTACAATGTACTCTATAGAGGAGCACATGTATTGATTAAGCATAaagattggaaatcacccatacctattggagttaggagtggtcgactttataggttgcagtttgatactcctaaggcactcatgagcagcaGTAATCCTAGAGATCTTAGAGAGCTATGGCATATGAGaatgggccatatacatcatgggGCACTTAAATTGCTTTGTGAGACtgtgacaggtgttccagaggtgagcacagagcatgatgatatatgtaagggatgtgtgttggggaagtttgtgAAAGCATTTTTTTCCAAGAAGTGACACAAGATCtgagggtgttcttgatctagtacattcaaatgtatgtggacctatgtcgaCGAAGTCTCTTAGAGGGTATGAGTACTTTGTtactttattgatgatttctccaggaagacctggatatacttcttgaagaccaaggatgaggttttcagtcgcttccaagagGTCAAAGCTCTTGTGGAGAATTCAACAGGaaagaagataaaggttcttcggtaagacaatggaggcgagtacaaaggaaatGAGTTCCAGGAGTTCTGCAccaaggaaggaatcaagagagagtggactgttccttacaatccgcaatagaatggagttgctgagaggaagaatcgGTCTATATCGAAGGCTGCAAGAGCTATGTTGCATGACCAGGATATGCCTCGTTATCTGTGGGCAGAGGCATGCAGTACAGcagtatacatacaaaatagagtTCCACATAAGGTACTGGAGAAGATGACACCAGAGGAAGCATTCACTGGGAAGAAGCCAGATGTCAGTCACTTCAAgatctttgggagtttggcatattgccaCATTCCTAAGGATACACGTACAaagttagatcagactgcagaaaaggggtactttgtggggtacagttaaacctcaaaggcatatcggaTATTTATTCAAGGGACCAAGAGGATTATAGTCAGGcatgatgtcaagttcatggaggacaaggcatttagaaggtcCAAAGATTTGCAAGCAGATGATTAGAGTGAGCAACAGATAGAAGCTCCAAGGATAGCTCAATCGAGTCATGacgaatgcttgatgaatgatttaTTCAACATAGAGGAGAACATTTTATATAATGCATGGTAGCTACACAAACAGTTGATAGTTAGAGAATTACCAACCAGCCACACAACCAATGCAATGTAATACTAATTAACGCTAACACTCCACAATTGTGCCAATATTCCCCCTTATTACAATGATCCTAGAAACATAATACTTCAGCAGAGTTCCTTATTATCTCCAAGAGATAGACGCATTGCATAGACTTTACATCTTAATTATAATTTATCACTCCCGGAGGAATGCTCTGAGGATTATTGAAGTTGTTTGCGGGATCCACCTGCGCTTTAGCGTGAACAAGCCTAGCGAAATTTGCAGCACCAAAATACTTTTCACCCCAAACTCTGGCCTCTTCAACAGAAGCGTGGCCAGTGCCCAGATCAAGGTCGAGAAAGTTGACGTATGCAGCCCTCGGAGAATGGGAGACATGACGTTCCATGTACTCGTAAAGATCCCTCATCCAGTTAAGGAAGTAATCATCTTCACCACTCTCAGTCCAGAACACGTTGTAGTGCATGTAGAACAATGTCCCTGCCCGCTGAGGAAACGGCGTCGCGGAGGAGGGTATCCTGCCTATCTTACCTCCCAAGGGAGCGAAAACTGTATACACAGACGGGAAGCCTCCTTTCATCCTGCTCCAGAGTCCTCTGAGTGCAGATTCTGGAAGAGGTGTCTTAGCAAAATCTGATTTGACTTTGAAGTAGAGCTTCTTGTAATAATACCTGTTAGTCAATTCGTTGACTGGGATGTTGTAATCAAAGTAGGCAATTGACTCTATCCAACTCATTTCTTCACAATCCGCCGCCGCCATTTGAAGCTCTGGGAAGCTCTGCGCAATTTTATTCAGCAGCTTGGTCTTAGGCCCAAGGTATGTTCCTTCGAACAAGGCTCTGATTACTTTTCTCTCGTTGAAGTCGACCTTTACTTGCATGAAGATGTCGTCCTCCATTTCGGGAGCAACATATTGCCATCTGTTCACGGTCTCCGTGACAATATCAGTACCATGTTTAAACACTTTGAAGGCTGTTAAAATTGGAGGTACCCTCACCAACCGGATTTTCCAGGCACAAACAACTCCCCAGCTGCCACCGCCGCCTCCTCTGAGAGCCCAAAACACATCTTTGTCCATTTTGCTTCTATCCACCATCTCCCCTGACCCATTTATCAGGCGGGCGTCCAACACATTGTCAGCTGAAAGGCCGTACTTTCTCGATAGAAAGCCCAGCCCCCCGCCGGCGAAATGACCACCGGAGCCCACCGTGTGGCAAATTCCTGCAGGAAACGCGAGCTCAGACGAACTTTCAGCAATAGCAGAATAAACTTCACCTAACGTGGCGCCTCCTTCTACCCAGGCCGTCTCTGATTTCTTGTCCACACTGACTTTGTTCAGCTTTTGAAGATCGATAAGAGCGAAAGGAGCGTCGGCAGTGTAGGAAAGCCCCTCGTAGCTGTGTCCTCCACATCGAACACGAATCCTACACAGTACGGATCCACTCTTTTTAACAGTTCCATAAAAAAACATAATAATTAAATCTTTTGCTTCTTTACAAAACATTTACCTCAGACTGTAATTAAAGAGTAGAGACACAATATTTTGCAGCTGCCCTTCGTCCTCGGGAATAAGGATAAAGGCAGGCATTCGTATTCCGGGTTCTCTATATCGAAGATTCTGCGCAGAAAAATCGAGTGTAGAAACGTAGTCGGGATACTGTATTAAGTCTGTTAAGCCACCTTTTTTAAAACATTCCAACAATTCATTAAATTTTGCATTCCCTTTGTCCGCTTGAGGATTGTTACCGCTCATAACCTCGGCCATCTCTGGAGAATGTCACGGAAAAACTCCTCAACTGCGTACAGTACAGTTTGCAGACACAATTTTAGACTCCAAAATTATTTTGAATTCTATTTTCCTTTCTTTATAAATTTCTTCAAGTAAAATATAACTTTCTCACAATCTCACTAACTCCTAATAAATAACAATAACTAAATTTCAGAGTTCAAAATTCCACGCGAAACGAAACAAGGTTAGTATGAATTCCACGTCAACAAAATATCTAATTCTTCATTTGAAGTCTACTGGGAAAGGGTTCTTCCATCTTCCATAAGATGAAACAGCATTTCAAAATCTTTAACAAAAAAATCACTCAGAATATTTTTGACAGAAAATCTGGAACTATATAttttaaacaaattaaatgaaaATGAGACAGTTTTTGTTCCACACATTCGTTTCAACAATAACACATTAAACTTTTACAAGCTTCTATAAGAGACCTCAAATTTCCAACGTTCATAATAATTTGGAAATTAACAGAGAGAGAGAGCGAGCGTGGATCTAAGCTCTAGAATTGCTCATCTGAAAGTCAATAACTCTTAAAAAATGAATTGGATTTATGAAACGACACGGATTATTGTAATAGATAGAGAGCAATGGCTTCTAAAACCTAGCAAGATTAGTGATACAGCGTAAATAAACAAACTTGGCAAATATGCATCTAGCTGGATTCTTACCGTATATAACTCCTTGGAGAACTGTGGGAGCTGAATCTTGCAATATTGATCTTCACAGGATGAAGAATTCCAATATTCAGACTACGCTTTCTTTATACGAATGAATTGGTGGGTGCGTCCCTCTTATAAATAGCACATTCTTGAAATCCACTACTGTAGCAGCACATACAAATGAAAGACTTATTAACTTTGATCTTGCAGAATCAAATATTTTACAACAAAATATGATGTTAACCACTGTGATTTCATTTATCAATCTCAACTGCAATTTCATTTAATATTGCTCCTCATCAATTCAATACTATGAATATTAAAAGAGCAGACACCCAATCCACGTTGAACGCAcgttataaataaaatataaaaaaatatacgaATGAGTGGTATGTGTCCCCGCGGTGTCTATGCACCATATGAAATACATCTTGACCCTGTTTATGAACATGCTTAAAGGCTACATACACCTTGACCCTGTTTATAAGCGTGTTTATTAATTAATAAACACGGTTGATGCTGTTTTTTATATGCTGCATAGACATCGGACACGCTTTCAAACTTTCACAGATTCCGCTATGCATTCATCATGCCTTTGGGACTAATAAATGAAGCCTGGTTCCTCTTTCGTTATTAATCCCTTTTGGACTGACAATACCTGAGTTAAGCAGTGCGCAcatgacaacaatattcaattgGTCATCGATAGATAGTGAAATATGATTGCTATTCCAAACATTTTCTTCCATCTCAAACAATATTAAACTAATTTAAAATAGGTATTTACTCTTTGTTCACTCTTTCGAGACATGATCGTCTCCCTTTGCTTTTACTCCAACTCCTTCTATTATATTCTTTTCAAGTTTTCATGACCTTCATTTTTATTAACTGTGTCTAATgtgtattttctcatcattgatCACTTTTGAGATCAATGCTCCACACAAACTATAAATTGTAATTGAAGATCAAAAGGTTGTGCTATTTGTTGAAGTTGCCAAAAGTGATCAATGCTCCACACAAACTATAAATTGTAATTGAAGATCAAAAGGTTGCGCTATTTGTTGAAGTTGCCAACTCAAAAGGTATCAAGTGTTTACTCAAGAGAAAAAAGAGAAAGCTCATTGATTCAATGAATAAAAAGATAGATAACATTGTCGTGCAATCTATAAACCTTGTTAGAATGATATGTTTATAGTGTTGTGCTATCAATCAGACAATATAAGTTGGCATTTATAGTGGACCTTGGTGACACTTGAGAAGTTGAAATGGGGAAAGGATGACATCACAAAATCTATGGGGTGCTACGATGAAATGTTTCAAGGTTGTATGCTTGATAGTATTAGTGTAAGGCATTTTTGGATAAAATGAACCGAGTTTCCATAGTTGGACCACTCTctttcatataatatttaaactatAATAGATTAATACATGATAGTTAAGGTTTTGAGACACTCTACAATGGAAGAAAATAGTGGTGCATAATGGCACGAGTGTGTTCACAAAAAAACTTACCTATTATTTGAAATTTGACAATCATACATCTGTCAAAATatcaatataaaattaaaaaaaacatgatattttcaaattaaacaagaCATAAAATTTATGTGTTCATGCATGCAAAGAGTAAAATAGTTCCAAAGTAAAATAAAACAACTTGTGAGTAAATAGAATAGATCAAAGTTAATATCCCTAACCATTTTTTTGGTTCTTCTTTGATCTACATAACGAAACATGTTCATGAACACTTTTAACATAAATGTACAATAATGCAATGATCACCCACTAACTACAAAATACTATGACATTTAAAAATTTCTATTAGGCATATATTGTCACATTCGAAATTGTTTAACCTATTTTTGGAGCCTTCACATTATTTAagataaataataattttaaatattaagtTATTGAACACTCAAATGCATTTCGTACAAATATTTGGTACTGTGTTCTCGTAGTATGAGGTCAATTAATATAACAAAATACAACTtagtattaaataattaaattaaatatttatttataatcacaCAAGGCCATCATCTATTACCattcttttaaaattattttgaaaatactAAAACATTATATTCTGGATGAAATTAATAAACCCAAGGATTAGCCAAATTAGGTTATATTTATTGGGATTAAATCTCGGATGTTCCATCATCCCATTTTATTTCCTTTCCTGACACATTGTGTAACTTATGTGCACTACATTCATTTCTCTTACATGCATTAATTAAAATTTTAGTGTCTATGGTTGAGCAAGacttttattgcaatttttttgtctttttggccAATTTATCTTTGTGTAAGCTCACTCCCAAGCATCCTTACAACCTTGATTATGTATTAAAAATATTGTTGTATCCTATCTAGGTTGTTAGTGTGTTTGGGTCCCTAGTTGTTTGCTTGTCATATGCTGTGCACGTGGGAAGGCTCTTGTACATGGTTGTCATAGTTTTTTCTCACTATCAATATCTATTTGCTTCCTCCTACACTATTTATAGGAAGGATTTCGATATATCTTTTGATTTAATGACATTTCACATGGTCCCAAAATTGATTTAGGTCTACATTGAAATTTTCCTTCTTATTATCATTTCCACTTTTCATCAGTATTCTTCCTATGTCATGtcctttcatttttattttgttcttGGATTCAACCAATTTTTGTAATTCTTTTTATGCTTTGGGTTTTccccttatatttttcaattttttgtttgtttagCTTGGCTGAATCTATTTATTCTTTGACTTGTCTTTTAAGCGTATTTGTTATGATGTTTTTTCCATGCTATTTTTGGTATGCGTTTCAAGCTTCGTTAAATCATCGATCTCCGATGTATTCTATGTTGTAACACTTTTAAAGATTACTAATTAGGCCTACGTCATTAGGTCTCCCTTATTGGCATGACATTATGTGCATTTTCAATCACTGATCCGAGATAGCTCATTGTCTCACTTAATATCCTTTCAACCTTTTAGAATTTTCCTTGATTGTTTAGCTATTTCTAGATAAACGACATATAGTATGTCCAACATGAAATCCTTGATGCTTTACATTATGACTCATTATTAGGGCTAGGTCAGCGAGGTTCCTTGTTTTGGatcaatatttataaatataagacATGTTGTATTTATAATGTCTAACTCTTAGCTCTTTTCACTAAGATCCTAAGGTGAGGATTGGGTTGTCAAAGATTCTTATCTTAGTTTTCCCTCATAGTATAGGCTATGAGAACATTCTAATAATTGATTTCTAACATATAATTTGTTTACCTCATGGGAGATTGCAGATTTGCTTAACTCATGGGAGATGGGAGATTGTAGAATATGTTTATAGTGTTGCCTTATTAATCAGACAATATAAGTTGACATTTATGGTGGGCCTTGGTCACTCTTGAGAagttgaaatgagaaaagaatgaCATCAAAAAGTTTATGTCGCACTATGATGCAGTGTTTCAAGGTTGTATGCTTGATAAAATTAGTGTAAGGTATTTTTGGATAAAATGAATTGAGTTTCCATAGTTGAACCACTCTCCTTCATATAATATTTAAATGATAATAATAGAATAATACACGATAGTTAAGATTCTGAGACACTCTAAAATGGAAGAAAAGAGTGGCGCATAATGGCATGAGTGTGTTTACAAAAAATATTACCTATTATTTTAAATCTGATAGTCATACATGTGACAAAATatcaatataaaattaaaaaaaggtaATATTTCCAAATTAAACAGGACATAAAATTTATGTCTTCATGCATGCAAAAAGTAAACTAGTTCCAAAGTAAAATAAAACAACTTGTGAGTAAACAAAATAGATCCAATTTAATATCCCTAAGAATTTATTTTGGTTCTCCTTTGAATTTGTATTTGTACAACCAATACCAAGGAGGGAAGAAGGTGAATCCTTAAGCTCAACCCTTGAACCAAATTGTCCTAGTCTCGACTCTACTACAAGTTATACCAGGAAATCACAATAGAGATCTATTTTGTTTGTTAGAACAACTTGGTAGATGATTGAAATTTATGATTGTTCTCATGGAACAATGCACACATACCCTATAACTATTTTAGGTGAAACCTTTAATAGAAGATAGCAGAATAGAAGAACCTAagtattgttgattttattttggatttaagaCAAATCATTTTTACAATTATGCAAGGAAGAGATACAAATACTAGTGGTTTGGTCAACAATTCAAGGTCCTTGTGGAAAGGAAACAATCTAATGAAGAACTAAACCCTCAAACCATCTCACAAACAAGGTATTTACCTCCATAGTAGACCACTCCACCTCAATTGGAGACTTATTAATGGAAGCTAGGGTAAACACAAAATCAACACTCAACTTAAAATTCACAATAGCTAAATAAAAGACACTCTcagcattaaaaaaaataaattgctATTTTACAACAATTGAAGATAGCGTTCACCAAAATATCGAAGAGTCATAGAGGTTTCCCCTAAACACATAGTTGTAGAAAGAAGAAGCTTAGGGTAAAACATAAAACCTCCCCATTCCATAGATCTACCACAAGTATACACCAAAGGAGGAAATAAAACCCCAAGTCTGCAActccaaataaaaaaaaagaaaggaaaaaaagatcCTACCAAAAACTATCTAGGTCTTTGAAAATGAATAGTACTAACACGAAGACCCACCAAAGAGATCTAAACAATCAAGGCAATAAAGTGAACCGACTACCCTAGAGGAGAGGTTAGTTCAAAACTAAGTTGCAATACTAGGAGTAACCTCCTTGTAAGTAACATAGGAAGCCACATAAACCAACAAACATAAAGCCTAAGTAGAAGGGCCTTGCCAAATCTGAGCCATGGATGCTGATAAGTCAAGATCACTAAGATCCACCAAaacatagaaaaaataaataataaagagcaGAAAGGAGGCTCAAGCAAAAGGAGAGCCTACAAAACTTAAGCCAACAAAAAAATTCTCCCTAGTCATAGAAGGAACTAGAGTAGAATCTATAGAAAAGTAAACTGTAACCTAGCATGACGTAAGGTCGCAAGGATGACCAACCCCAGGATTTATAAGAAAAACCAACGGAGGAGCATCATATACCACCGCAAAAAGAGCCCAGAGGCTCTCCCACCCAAAACTAAATTCTACATCCATACGGAACCCATAAAGAAATAGGTTAGTAACCCTACTAACCCCTCCTTTGATAGTGGCCTTCGTATCACCAACATCATTTGAAAATTTGTCTTTAGCATCCACAAACTCAATAGCTTATTCCCTAGAAACCCTAGCACTACACCTCTTGCCCCTCATAAAGAAGATCAAAGAGGACACTAGAACTAAGGATAGCATGGGATACATCATagaaaaagggaaataaaatccttcATTGACCATGACATAGCTAACAAACTAGGCTTCTAAACTTACATAAGGAAATTTTAAAATGTAAACTTTTACTGTAATTTGTA is a genomic window of Cryptomeria japonica chromosome 7, Sugi_1.0, whole genome shotgun sequence containing:
- the LOC131027086 gene encoding berberine bridge enzyme-like D-2, with amino-acid sequence MAEVMSGNNPQADKGNAKFNELLECFKKGGLTDLIQYPDYVSTLDFSAQNLRYREPGIRMPAFILIPEDEGQLQNIVSLLFNYSLRIRVRCGGHSYEGLSYTADAPFALIDLQKLNKVSVDKKSETAWVEGGATLGEVYSAIAESSSELAFPAGICHTVGSGGHFAGGGLGFLSRKYGLSADNVLDARLINGSGEMVDRSKMDKDVFWALRGGGGGSWGVVCAWKIRLVRVPPILTAFKVFKHGTDIVTETVNRWQYVAPEMEDDIFMQVKVDFNERKVIRALFEGTYLGPKTKLLNKIAQSFPELQMAAADCEEMSWIESIAYFDYNIPVNELTNRYYYKKLYFKVKSDFAKTPLPESALRGLWSRMKGGFPSVYTVFAPLGGKIGRIPSSATPFPQRAGTLFYMHYNVFWTESGEDDYFLNWMRDLYEYMERHVSHSPRAAYVNFLDLDLGTGHASVEEARVWGEKYFGAANFARLVHAKAQVDPANNFNNPQSIPPGVINYN